TACAAAGTAAAAGAGCTAACCGAAAAGGTTTTTAGCGAGCATGAGATAGATATTGCTTTTTTTAGTGCGGGCGGTTCAGTCTCAGAGAAATTTGCCAAATTTGCAGCTGATAGTGGTGCAGTAGTCATCGATAACACCAGCCATTTTAGGATGGATAAAGATATCCCTCTTGTTGTGCCAGAGTGCAATCCAAGCGACATTGCTATGTGGAAAAACCGCGGCATCATCGCAAATCCAAACTGCTCGACTATCCAAATGGTGCAAATTTTAAAACCATTAAACGACGCTTTTAGTATCAACAGAGTCGATGTTTCTACCTATCAAGCAGCAAGCGGTGCTGGCAAAGAGGGCATGGAAGAGCTTGTCGTTCAGATGCAAAAATTCTTTGAGTTTAAGCTTGATGAGTGCGAGCCAAAGGTATTTGCACACCGCCTAGCACTAAATGTGATCCCTCACATCGATGTTTTTTTGGATAACGACTACACAAAAGAAGAGATGAAAATGGTCAATGAAACGCAAAAAATTCTTCACAAAGATATCGAAGTTAGCGCTACCTGTGTGCGTGTGCCAGTGCTTAGAAGTCACTCAGAGGCGATCACTATCCACTTTGACAAAGATGTGAGCGCAGATGCAGCAAGAGAAATTTTAAGCAAAGCTCCAAGCGTCGTTGTAGTCGATAATCCGGCAAATAAAGAGTATCCGATGCCTATCATTTCAAGCGATACAAATGAGACTTATGTCGGTAGGATCAGAGTTGATAATTACAGACCTAATGTGCTTCACCTTTGGTGCAGTGCCGATCAGATCCGCGTAGGGGCTGCGACAAATGCCGTCAGGATCGCACAAAAGTGGATCGCGATGCAAGAGTAAATAAAAAGGATTTTTATTGCGTAAGATATTTGAAAAAATTTTGCTTGCTAGCAACAGCTTTACACTTTTTCCAGTAGTTTTTGGACTTTTAGGTGCGATCGTACTTTTTATCATTGCAAGCTATGACGTCGGCAAGGTACTTTTAGAGGTTTATAAATATTTTTTTGCTGCAGATTTTCACGTTGAAAATTTTCACTCAGAAGTCGTTGGCGAGATCGTTGGAGCGTTGGAGCGATCGATCTATACTTGATGGCGCTTGTTCTTTATATATTTAGCTTCGGAATTTACGAGCTTTTCATCTCAGAGATCACACAGCTAAAGCAGTCAAAGCAGAGCAAAGTCTTAGAGGTTCACTCTCTTGATGAGCTAAAAGACAAGCTTGGCAAAGTGATCGTCATGGTCTTAATCGTAAATTTCTTCCAAAGAGTGCTTCACGCAAACTTTACAACTCCGCTTGAGATGGCATACCTTGCGGCTTCTATCCTTGCACTTTGTCTTGGACTTTATTTCCTCCACAAGGGAGATCACTAAAATTTTAAGCGTTTTTACGCTTAAAATTTCTTCTATATCTTTTCTTTAGCTATTTTTAGGTAATATCCCTTTAAAAATTTAAAGGAAATTTAATGATTTTTATAGACGCTTGTCTTAAAAAACCTACCCCTTATACGCCTGTTTGGATGATGCGCCAAGCCGGTAGATATTTGCCAGAGTATATGCGAGTACGCGCGCAAGCAGGGGATTTTTTATCTCTTTGCAAAGACTACAAAAAGGCTAGCGAAGTTACGCTTCAACCAGTTGAAATTCTTGGCGTTGATGCGGCGATTTTATTTAGCGACATTCTCGTTGTGCCTCTTGAAATGGGCATGGATCTACGTTTTGAAAAAGGCGAGGGACCAGTTTTTACAAAGCCCTTGCGTGATAAAGCCGCACTTGACGCGCTAAGTATCGAAAAATCGACTAAAAATTTAGCATACGTCTATGACACGATCAAGCTCACAAGAGAAAATTTAGCCAAAGATAAGGCTCTCATTGGCTTTTGTGGCGCACCCTGGACGATAGCTACATATATGATCGAGGGTGGTGGCAGTAAAACTTATGCGATCTGCAAAAAAATGCTCTATCAAAATCCAGAATTTTTACATCAAATTTTAGAAAAAGTGACGCAAGCACTCATCCTTTACGTCAAAGAGCAGATAAGAGCAGGCGTAAATGCCGTGCAAATTTTTGATAGCTGGGCGGCTGCGCTTGAAGAGCAGGCATATTTTGAGTTTGGATTTAACTACATTAATAAAATAGTTGATAGCGTTAAGGCTGAATTTCCAGAAATTCCGGTCATTGTTTTCCCAAAAGGAATAAGTGGCTATCTGGATAAAATTTCAGGTAAATTTGATGTTTTTGGCGTTGACTGGAGCACACCAATTGAGCTAGCAAAAGAAAAACTTAGCCCTAGATACGTCCTTCAAGGTAATATGGAGCCAACAAGGCTTTATAGCAAAAAAGCGATAGATGAAGGCGTGGATAAAATTTTAAGCACGATGAAAGGCACGCCACATATTTTCAACCTCGGTCATGGAATTTTGCCTGATGTGCCAGTTGAGAATGCAAAATATTTTATAAAACAGGTACAAACAAAAAGTGCAAGGTAATAAGCCTTGCATCGTCTTTGGACCGATAAATTCTCGCCGTTTTGGCATGAGCCTAGGCATCGATCTAAGCCCAAATCAAAAATCATGTAATTTTGACTGTGTTTATTGTGAGCTAAGCGGTTCAAAGACTGTTGAAACAATA
This genomic interval from Campylobacter concisus contains the following:
- a CDS encoding aspartate-semialdehyde dehydrogenase, with amino-acid sequence MRKFNVAVVGATGAVGEELFRVMEEVEFPVGELLPLASAKSAGSEIEFNGKYYKVKELTEKVFSEHEIDIAFFSAGGSVSEKFAKFAADSGAVVIDNTSHFRMDKDIPLVVPECNPSDIAMWKNRGIIANPNCSTIQMVQILKPLNDAFSINRVDVSTYQAASGAGKEGMEELVVQMQKFFEFKLDECEPKVFAHRLALNVIPHIDVFLDNDYTKEEMKMVNETQKILHKDIEVSATCVRVPVLRSHSEAITIHFDKDVSADAAREILSKAPSVVVVDNPANKEYPMPIISSDTNETYVGRIRVDNYRPNVLHLWCSADQIRVGAATNAVRIAQKWIAMQE
- the hemE gene encoding uroporphyrinogen decarboxylase, which gives rise to MIFIDACLKKPTPYTPVWMMRQAGRYLPEYMRVRAQAGDFLSLCKDYKKASEVTLQPVEILGVDAAILFSDILVVPLEMGMDLRFEKGEGPVFTKPLRDKAALDALSIEKSTKNLAYVYDTIKLTRENLAKDKALIGFCGAPWTIATYMIEGGGSKTYAICKKMLYQNPEFLHQILEKVTQALILYVKEQIRAGVNAVQIFDSWAAALEEQAYFEFGFNYINKIVDSVKAEFPEIPVIVFPKGISGYLDKISGKFDVFGVDWSTPIELAKEKLSPRYVLQGNMEPTRLYSKKAIDEGVDKILSTMKGTPHIFNLGHGILPDVPVENAKYFIKQVQTKSAR